GCAGGCGCCGTATGTACCGCACCGGTTCCTGCTTCTGTCGTCACATGTTCACCTAAAATAAGCGGCACTTGACGGTGATAAAAGGGGTGCTGCAACAAAATACCTTCGAATACCTTACCTTTCGCTTGGCCTAAGCGTTGATAATCACTTATTTTGTAACGTGCCAAACTTGTCTCTAATAAAGCGTCGGCAAGCAATAAACGCTCTGTTTTGGTTTGGACTAACACATAATCAAGGTCAGCATTTAAAGCCACTGCTTCGTTAGCCGGCAAACTCCAGGGTGTGGTGGTCCAAATAGGAATAACAATAGGACCATGGCCCGTGGGAGCCGTGATTCGATTTAAAAAATCAGCTTCATCGATCACACGAAAACGTACATCAATCGCTAACGAAACTTTATCCGCATATTCCACTTCTGCTTCCGCTAAAGCAGAACCGCAATTAACACACCAATGCACTGGCTTAAAGCCTTGTTGTAAATGTCCTCGGCTAATCACTTGGCCTAAAGCACGAATAATATTCGCTTCAAATTTAAAATCCATGGTTAAGTAGGGATGTTCCCAACCCCCAATAACACCTAAACGTTTAAATTCGTCACGTTGAATAGCAATTTGCTTCTGAGCATATTCTCGACAAGCTTGACGAAAAGCCTTCGCCGTTAACTTACCGCCAACAGCCCCATGTTTTTTCTCAACATTTAATTCAATCGGCAAACCATGACAATCCCAGCCGGGCACGTAAGGCGCATCAAAACCACTCAAGGTTTTGGCTTTCACAATGATATCTTTTAAGATTTTATTAACCGCATGACCAATATGGATGTGCCCATTCGCATAGGGCGGGCCATCATGAAGAATATACTTTGGCTTACCGTGGTTTTTTTCACGCAACTGTTTATAAATCGCTGAAGATTCCCACCGTTTTAAAACGGCCGGCTCTGCATTAGCCAGATTCGCCTTCATAGGGAATTTAGTATGAGGAAGATTTAAGGTATTTTTATAGTCAGTCATGTCATCCGCTCAGGCGCCGAGTTAGCGCGCAGCCTTCCGCCCTTAAATTAAAAGGGTTTAGGATAACATGCTTGAAGCGTGTTCAGTAACAAAAAAAGCTATTCGACCTTACACAAACCCTGTTGCACGCAAGTGCCGCTGATATCCCAGCGTAATTGCCCATCTGCTTGATAAGTGGGGGTTAAGATATAGGTAAATTGATCGAGCTTATTCACGCGAATACGTTGTGAAGTCGCAATAATCTGGCCATTTTTACCCATTTCTACGCTAGCCACATAGCCTTTTGCTGGATCTTGGGCCTTGAGATTATTGGGCAAGCCATTTTGGCCTGGGCCACCGCAAGCACTTAAATTACCGTGTTCTTGTACGCACGTCGCCACGGCTAGCTTGAAAGGCCCCGTCGCTTGAATAACCTCAGAAAACTTAGCGCGGTTACTATAATTTTGATAGCTAGGAATGGCAATCGACGCCAAAATACCAATGATAGCGATAACAATCATAAGCTCCAGTAGCGTAAGCCCACGTTGGTTTTTTCTGATTGTTTTCATCGTCCAGCGCCCCTAACTAAGTTTTATTTCAAATCAAGCTACATTTAAAAATGCAATATAGCCCTCTAGTCTAACAAGGCTTTCTTGTTTAAACCATAGCTTATCTTTCAACCTGTGAAGGCTCCTTCATTTTTCACCACGTATAGCCACTCATTTTGAAGCCAGCTGGCAACCTTCTAGCCGCAGAAGAAAAATAGGGGATGGTAAAAAAGTTGATATATTAACCATTCGAAAGCATGTGCCTAATTTCACAGCGCACGATGCAGTTAATATTGCACAAAAACAAAATTATAAAAAAATCATTTTTTCCTTTTGCCGTTCTGGTAATGACAGTACCCAACTAAAAATCTATCAGGCTAGTAATACCCTCGTATTAGCAAAGCCAGTATTTTATACTTGGGAAAAAATTGAAGAAATGCAGGCCGCCAGATTGGCCGAGGCAAAACCTCGACCTACGCTAGGCTAATATTTATTTTAATGCCACAAAGTGGGTAGCTGGTACAGCCCCTTCATTAAGGGTCTAGAGAGTAAATTGCTAATCGCGCTTAAATTGCCTACAATGCGGGATCTTTTAGAGAAGGCCGATGTAGCTCAGTCGGTAGAGCAACTGATTCGTAATCAGTAGGTCGGACGTTCGATTCGTCTCATCGGCACCAATGAAATCATTAATAATCAACGCCGTGTATCAGGCCCAGGAAATCCGAGAACAGAAAGGATTATTTTCTCTTAGCTTAATAATCGTAATCAACTAGAATTTTTTTAAAAAAATGACCCTTTTTACATTTAGGATGTCACTCAGATTTTTCTAGATTTATAGATAATCACGAATAAATCTTCTTAACCAAATATAAAACGTCCAGTTAACTGAACACTTTGGGACGTCAAATTTCTGAAACTAAAAGGTTGCGCAAGTGAGTTTAAAAAATCATCGCTTCCTATACCTGGTAAAAGTAAAAGCTTATCCACTACAACACGACCAAAATTATTATAATTATATCCTAAGCTTAGCCAAAAATTTTTAATTACTAAAAAATCCAATCCGGCACCCACTTGATAGCTAAAACTAGTCATTTGTAAAGAAGAAGCTGTAGACACTGATATCAATGGATTATCTGGATCAATGAAAGGCGCTTGTTGTTTACTTTCATTCCAAGAAGCACCCAAACCTAGGTTGACATAAGGCATAATGCGGCCCCAGCGATAGATATCCATTTTTAAATTAGCGAGTAGACTATTTTGTGATAATATCTGGTTAGTCGTTGTATTTGTATCTATGAGACCAATAGGAGATAGCACGTTAAAATTCATAGGTATTTTTTTCTGATAAGCATTGCTGTACTGATAGTGCATCCCTACACTGACAAATGGAAAATAAGGTGAATCAGCCTGATAAGCATCCTTCCATACAAAAACGGTTTCTAGTGTGATGTTTTCAGATAAAAGATGTTTATTTGGTGATAATAAGTATGATGTCGTAAAAGGTCCAACCTGGGGATGAAAGATAACTACCGTATAGCCTGCTGCAGGTAAGTGGCTATCGAAGGCCTGACCGAATCCTATGTCAACATACCAATATATTCATGCCTTAGCCCTCCTTGTAATTAACAATATAGTTAATTTTATAAAAACAAATAGGGATGCTTATATTTTCAACAATCATTTAATCTTGATCCCTTACAAAAAAACCCGCATCACGCGGGTTTTTGGTGTTAAATTTTGATTGTTTAAGCCACTTCAGCATTAACCTCAGCCTTGTGCTCAATTAATACTGCCCCAATAGTTTCATGACCACCGAAGGCAACCAGGTGCGTTGCGGTGCATCACTTCTTTTCTTCTCTTTAAAAAAAGTAATGATTTGTTGATTTTTAGCTTGTTCCAGAGGAGTAATCGCACCGTTAAAAGTACCAAGGGTTTGTAGTTTTTTTACCAGGTCAAAAGGAGTCACACCATACTTGTCCTTACTGTTAATATTCGCCCCTTGTTCAACGAGATATTTAACCAGCTCTAAGTGGCTTTTTATAGCAGCTATGTGTAAGGGAGTCCTCTTATTATGCTCTTCAGCATTAACCTCTGCCTTGTCTCTCGATTAACACTGCTGCAATAGCCTCATTACCCTCTAAGGCAACCAAGTGCAAAGGAGTCAGCTTATTAACATCTTTAGCATTAACGAAAGCCCCTTTCTCAATTAATAATTCTACAACAGCCTGGTGCCCATATTCGGCAGCCTGGTGTAAAGGGGTTCTCTTACTTTCATCTTCGACATTAACTTCAGCCTTATTCTTGATTAGCATCGCTGCAATACGCTCGTGACCACCAAAGGCGGCCATGTGTAAGGGGGTTAGCTTGTTAATACTTTTAGCATTAATGGCAGCTCCGTTCTCGATTAACAACTCTACAACAGCCTGGTGACCATGATAAACGGCTAGATATAAAGAGGTCCTTTTATCCTCATCTACAGCATTAACAGCAACCCCTTTCTCGATTAATACCCTGGTAATAACTTCACAACCCGTGCTGGCAGCCACATGTAAGGGGTTCATCTGCTTATTATCTTTAGCATCAACTTCCGCCCTGTTCTCGATCAACACTTTCGCAACGGCCTCATGATCACCGAAAAAAGCTACAGGTAAAGAAGCACTCTGGTTAATAGTGCCATGCGCATTAACTTCAACCTTACTTTCAGTTAATACAGCATCAGCTGCAGCCTCAGTCGCCTCAACAACCCTCCCGAAGAGAACCATATGTAAAGGGGTTCGTTGGTTATAATCTTTAGCATTAACCGCGGCTCCTCTCTTGATTAACAACTCCACAATAGCCTTGTGACCACTAAAGGCAGCCAAGTGTAAAGGAGTTACCTGACGATTATCTTTAGCATTAATCGCGGCCCCTCGCTCGATTAACAGCTCCACCGCAGCTTGGTCACCCGTTGCGACGGCCAGGTGTAACAAGGTTTGCCCCTGATCATTTTTGGCATCAACTTTTGCATCT
This is a stretch of genomic DNA from Candidatus Rickettsiella viridis. It encodes these proteins:
- a CDS encoding pilin, with product MKTIRKNQRGLTLLELMIVIAIIGILASIAIPSYQNYSNRAKFSEVIQATGPFKLAVATCVQEHGNLSACGGPGQNGLPNNLKAQDPAKGYVASVEMGKNGQIIATSQRIRVNKLDQFTYILTPTYQADGQLRWDISGTCVQQGLCKVE
- a CDS encoding outer membrane protein; protein product: MNFNVLSPIGLIDTNTTTNQILSQNSLLANLKMDIYRWGRIMPYVNLGLGASWNESKQQAPFIDPDNPLISVSTASSLQMTSFSYQVGAGLDFLVIKNFWLSLGYNYNNFGRVVVDKLLLLPGIGSDDFLNSLAQPFSFRNLTSQSVQLTGRFIFG
- a CDS encoding ankyrin repeat domain-containing protein → MPNLQKLEYVAKQDHYKELIETLFKAEDAKVDAKNDQGQTLLHLAVATGDQAAVELLIERGAAINAKDNRQVTPLHLAAFSGHKAIVELLIKRGAAVNAKDYNQRTPLHMVLFGRVVEATEAAADAVLTESKVEVNAHGTINQSASLPVAFFGDHEAVAKVLIENRAEVDAKDNKQMNPLHVAASTGCEVITRVLIEKGVAVNAVDEDKRTSLYLAVYHGHQAVVELLIENGAAINAKSINKLTPLHMAAFGGHERIAAMLIKNKAEVNVEDESKRTPLHQAAEYGHQAVVELLIEKGAFVNAKDVNKLTPLHLVALEGNEAIAAVLIERQGRG